In the Plodia interpunctella isolate USDA-ARS_2022_Savannah chromosome 6, ilPloInte3.2, whole genome shotgun sequence genome, one interval contains:
- the LOC128670860 gene encoding very long chain fatty acid elongase 4-like isoform X2 — protein MKALEPVLMILAVYLLFVLKIGPAFMRKREAYKLTNTLLVYNIIQVAISAFLVKTYFQDLWSTGLVPKTCHMERVEDRKYIVTHMYFYFAAKITELLDTVFFVLRKKDNQVTFLHLYHHTCMVLGTFATLKYFPSHNLLFIGFINSLVHVFMYTYYGLAALGPNVAKYLTWKKYMTSFQLVQFVSIIAHHICAVKISDCPPSSGINTFISCNTFFFLILFSNFYRKSYKKPKTSGKSIENYQKDKSQ, from the exons ATGAAGGCCCTGGAACCAGTCCTGATGATACTGGCGGTCTACCTGCTCTTCGTGctaaaaattggcccagcatTCATGAGAAAACGAGAGGCGTACAAACTAACAAACACACTTCTcgtctataatattattcaagtaGCAATATCCGCATTTTTAGTGAAAACT tacTTCCAAGATTTATGGAGCACCGGTTTAGTTCCAAAAACTTGTCACATGGAACGAGTGGAAGACCGAAAATAC ATTGTAACCCACATGTATTTTTACTTCGCCGCCAAAATAACTGAGCTTCTGGACACAGTCTTCTTCGTGCTACGGAAGAAGGATAATCAAGTGACCTTCCTCCATTTGTACCATCACACCTGCATGGTTCTTGGCACCTTTGCCACTTTGAAGTACTTCCCGTCACACAATCTACTCTTTATTGGGTTTATAAACTCCTTAGTGcatgtatttatgtacacgTATTATGGATTGGCGGCTCTTGGACCTAACGTGGCTAAATATCTGACCTGGAAGAAATATATGACCTCGTTCCAATTG GTTCAGTTTGTGTCAATCATCGCCCATCATATTTGCGCCGTGAAGATCTCAGACTGTCCTCCATCAAGTGGAATAAACACGTTCATATCCTGCAACACATTCTTCTTCCTCATATTATTCTCCAATTTCTATAGAAAGAGCTACAAGAAACCGAAAACTTCTGGAAAATCCattgaaaattatcaaaaagaCAAGTcacaatag
- the LOC128670860 gene encoding very long chain fatty acid elongase 4-like isoform X1 — MATLAFKNLEWNLNQSQYPNETDHLPLMKALEPVLMILAVYLLFVLKIGPAFMRKREAYKLTNTLLVYNIIQVAISAFLVKTYFQDLWSTGLVPKTCHMERVEDRKYIVTHMYFYFAAKITELLDTVFFVLRKKDNQVTFLHLYHHTCMVLGTFATLKYFPSHNLLFIGFINSLVHVFMYTYYGLAALGPNVAKYLTWKKYMTSFQLVQFVSIIAHHICAVKISDCPPSSGINTFISCNTFFFLILFSNFYRKSYKKPKTSGKSIENYQKDKSQ, encoded by the exons ATGGCTACGCTAGCATTCAAGAATCTAGAATGGAACCTCAACCAAAGTCagt ACCCAAATGAAACTGACCATCTCCCGTTGATGAAGGCCCTGGAACCAGTCCTGATGATACTGGCGGTCTACCTGCTCTTCGTGctaaaaattggcccagcatTCATGAGAAAACGAGAGGCGTACAAACTAACAAACACACTTCTcgtctataatattattcaagtaGCAATATCCGCATTTTTAGTGAAAACT tacTTCCAAGATTTATGGAGCACCGGTTTAGTTCCAAAAACTTGTCACATGGAACGAGTGGAAGACCGAAAATAC ATTGTAACCCACATGTATTTTTACTTCGCCGCCAAAATAACTGAGCTTCTGGACACAGTCTTCTTCGTGCTACGGAAGAAGGATAATCAAGTGACCTTCCTCCATTTGTACCATCACACCTGCATGGTTCTTGGCACCTTTGCCACTTTGAAGTACTTCCCGTCACACAATCTACTCTTTATTGGGTTTATAAACTCCTTAGTGcatgtatttatgtacacgTATTATGGATTGGCGGCTCTTGGACCTAACGTGGCTAAATATCTGACCTGGAAGAAATATATGACCTCGTTCCAATTG GTTCAGTTTGTGTCAATCATCGCCCATCATATTTGCGCCGTGAAGATCTCAGACTGTCCTCCATCAAGTGGAATAAACACGTTCATATCCTGCAACACATTCTTCTTCCTCATATTATTCTCCAATTTCTATAGAAAGAGCTACAAGAAACCGAAAACTTCTGGAAAATCCattgaaaattatcaaaaagaCAAGTcacaatag
- the LOC128670729 gene encoding very long chain fatty acid elongase 7-like, with protein MSLSNNSFAKTYNHIFSELADPRTNDWFLISSPIPGLTIIALYLWFTLKWGPRYMADKEPFQLQKTLIVYNFVQVLVSCWLFHEGLDGGWLRTYSWKCQPVDFSQSPEAIRVARGVYIYFLAKISELLDTVFFVIRKKERQITFLHLYHHTVMPMISWGATKYYPGGHGTLIGVINSFVHIIMYTYYMLAAMGPKLHKYLVWKKYITTLQMLQFCIAFLHSSQLLFYDCGYPRWSVVFTLPNSIFFYYLFYDFYYKAYGKPESKSKRKLENGHVKNVDESKEVMENIKNEYKATNGIKNGYKNEGKKVD; from the exons ATGTCGCTGTCAAACAATTCATTCGCAAAGACTTACAACCATATATTCTCAGAATTAGCAG ATCCCAGAACCAATGATTGGTTCCTGATCTCGAGCCCAATACCTGGTTTGACCATCATCGCACTGTACTTATGGTTCACATTGAAATGGGGCCCCAGGTACATGGCAGACAAAGAACCCTTCCAATTGCAGAAGACACTCATTGTTTACAACTTCGTACAGGTTTTAGTTAGCTGTTGGTTGTTCCATGAG ggTCTAGATGGTGGTTGGCTGAGAACATATAGCTGGAAATGCCAGCCAGTGGATTTTTCTCAATCCCCAGAAGCTATTAGG GTTGCTCGAGGAGTGTACATATACTTCCTAGCAAAGATATCGGAACTTCTGGACACAGTTTTCTTCGTCATCAGGAAAAAAGAACGACAGATCACCTTCCTGCACCTCTACCACCACACCGTGATGCCCATGATATCATGGGGAGCCACCAAGTACTACCCCGGTGGACATGGCACCCTTATTGGGGTCATCAACTCATTTGTACATATCATcatgtatacatattatatgctAGCAGCAATGGGCCCGAAACTACATAAATATCTCGTCTGGAAGAAGTATATTACGACATTGCAAAtg CTGCAGTTCTGCATCGCTTTCCTGCATTCTTCTCAGCTGCTCTTCTACGACTGCGGGTACCCCCGGTGGTCCGTCGTGTTCACACTGCCTAACTCCATCTTCTTCTATTACTTATTCTACGACTTCTACTACAAGGCTTACGGCAAACCCGAAAGCAAGAGTAAAAGGAAACTTGAAAACGGCCACGTTAAAAATGTTGATGAATCTAAAGAAGTCAtggaaaacattaaaaatgaatacaaaGCTACTAATGGCATTAAAAATGGATATAAAAACGAAGGCAAAAAAGTCGACTAA
- the LOC128670871 gene encoding very long chain fatty acid elongase 2-like, protein MDLKIENATGAELGNGGIWELKSTLDYVDSWPLMKSPVPIFAIWATYIVFVLKAGPQYMKNRPAFGLHSVLILYNLIQVLYSIYIVYVGLSLLRPIGYVHLSCNLDKDTSRQIANGIYIYFLAKLSEFLDTIFFVLRKKQNQVSFLHVYHHSVMLWATWLTLKFEPTYSTIFLGTLNSFVHVIMYSYYGLSAFPSLSKYLWWKKYITTMQLLQFGMVIVHTFVNGITSECPPSYILLSTITINASILIYLFGDFYVQSYLKKKNNECTVKLSNGKHSNGQANGHSNVFESVHSKSNGADKKEL, encoded by the exons atggatttgaaaatagaaaacgCTACGGGGGCGGAACTCGGGAATGGCGGAATATGGGAATTAAAATCTACTT tgGACTACGTTGATAGCTGGCCGCTTATGAAATCACCAGTACCAATCTTCGCGATATGGGCCACCTACATTGTGTTCGTATTAAAAGCAGGACCACAATATATGAAGAACAGACCAGCGTTTGGGCTACACTCAGTTTTAATACTGTATAATCTTATCCAAGTTTTGTACTCAATTTACATTGTGTATGtg GGACTGTCGTTACTACGTCCTATCGGCTACGTCCATCTATCGTGTAATTTGGACAAAGACACTTCAAGACAG aTCGCCAAcggtatatacatatacttctTAGCGAAACTGTCAGAATTTCTGGACACTATATTCTTTGTGCTGAGGAAGAAGCAGAACCAAGTATCCTTTCTCCACGTCTACCACCACTCCGTGATGCTGTGGGCAACTTGGCTGACCCTAAAGTTCGAGCCAACCTACAGCACAATATTTTTGGGCACACTCAATTCTTTCGTCCATGTAATCATGTACTCATATTACGGACTGTCAGCGTTTCCTTCCCTGTCCAAATACTTGTGGTGGAAAAAGTACATCACTACTATGCAACTA TTGCAGTTTGGAATGGTTATCGTCCATACATTTGTAAATGGAATCACTAGTGAATGCCCTCCATCGTATATACTATTATCGACTATCACTATCAATGCATCGATTTTGATATATCTGTTCGGAGACTTTTATGTCCAATCCTActtaaagaagaaaaataatgagtGTACAGTTAAACTGTCTAATGGAAAACACAGCAATGGACAGGCAAATGGACACAGCAATGTGTTTGAAAGCGTACATTCTAAATCTAATGGAGCagacaaaaaagaattatag